The following are encoded together in the Zingiber officinale cultivar Zhangliang chromosome 8A, Zo_v1.1, whole genome shotgun sequence genome:
- the LOC122011257 gene encoding bifunctional levopimaradiene synthase, chloroplastic-like yields the protein MAREVESEDELEDGFEPKSSHESVLVSKGPEEHNLDHYGDNDVWLAKTIYLIYNVTNPKYLELAKLEFNRLQAIYEKEIGSIVEWWNSCGLEATSLSPEQLHFAIASTLPEPEFARSRIAYTKSNSIENVLVDLFYKHESTEDLKNLCRAVEEWNPSLALSLPSQLKTTFNVLYETLNELAGEASKVQGKDVFPYFHELRKKQMEMYMKLRESKLGGQSGEYSLKDYIEHGKTELGVAVRLLPSVFLMGERLRDLDLLCLNEKSRIQEKLSVFLRLYVDLQMHKNSLAQGGMNAVAVSMEEGKRRVEEALGDVEAQMEEAFDELVHESKPSLVPRSCRRLMFEHARITQFFLQDDFTSPAHRRKIADAIERFRTPVPIDSTA from the exons CATAACCTTGACCACTACGGAGACAACGATGTCTGGCTCGCCAAGACCATTTACTT GATATACAACGTGACGAATCCAAAATACCTAGAACTCGCGAAGTTGGAGTTCAACAGGCTGCAAGCAATATACGAAAAGGAGATTGGCTCCATTGTAGA ATGGTGGAATAGCTGTGGACTGGAAGCCACCTCTCTGTCTCCGGAGCAGCTTCACTTTGCCATTGCTTCTACTCTGCCTGAGCCGGAGTTTGCGAGGAGCAGAATTGCCTACACCAAATCGAACTCCATCGAAAACGTTCTCGTAGATCTGTTTTACAAACATGAATCCACTGAGGACTTGAAGAATCTGTGCCGAGCAGTCGAAGA GTGGAATCCCTCGCTGGCTCTTTCACTTCCATCTCAGTTGAAAACAACATTCAATGTTTTGTACGAGACTCTGAATGAATTAGCAGGGGAAGCCAGTAAAGTCCAAGGGAAGGATGTGTTCCCCTACTTCCATGAACTC AGGAAGAAGCAAATGGAGATGTACATGAAACTCAGGGAGAGTAAATTGGGAGGACAAAGCGGGGAGTACTCATTGAAGGACTACATCGAGCATGGTAAAACCGAACTGGGCGTGGCCGTCAGATTGCTACCTTCCGTGTTTCTGATGGGAGAGCGTCTCAGGGATCTGGATCTGCTTTGCTTGAACGAGAAATCCAGGATCCAGGAGAAGCTCTCGGTGTTCTTGAGACTCTACGTCGATCTCCAAATGCACAAG AACTCGCTGGCGCAGGGTGGGATGAACGCGGTGGCGGTGAGCATGGAGGAGGGGAAGCGGAGGGTGGAGGAAGCGTTGGGCGACGTGGAGGCGCAGATGGAGGAGGCGTTCGACGAGTTGGTGCACGAGAGCAAGCCGAGCTTGGTGCCTCGCAGTTGCCGGAGACTGATGTTCGAGCACGCTCGGATCACGCAGTTCTTCCTGCAGGACGACTTCACTTCGCCGGCGCACCGGCGGAAGATTGCGGACGCCATCGAGCGGTTCCGCACGCCTGTTCCGATCGACAGTACGGCGTGA